ATCATGTGcgctatatcgtgatataattTCTAGCTATtgtatcacgatataaaaaaaTATGTCGTGATATATCGTATGTCAGCTATATCACCCAGGACTAGGTGCTAGTATAGGCTTGGATATTTTTATTATGTTTTACAGTACatataataattaattttaaaaccCACGTGCCCGTGTCAAATTTTGGTGGTcaggtggatgagaaactaacaaCTAACCTTATGTGGCCTAATGAAGGGCataataaatcacagcaaaattaTTAAAAGACAGCATTTAGCAGTGGGCTGCAGGTCCTTGACTAGCAAGACTCAAATTTTAGCCACAGAATGTGCATAAACCCAGCCCAGTGAATAGAGATGACCGCAAAACTCAGATGAAACAAAACGACGTCTATATTGTAGCAAACTTTTTCACATGCATGAAAATAGTACAGCCATGTGATCATTAAAGTTCAAATAATCAAAATTTGGTATGGCTACTTAAAAATTGATGCAGGTGGTGATGAGAAACAAGAAATTAAATAATGACGGCCTAGCTACACAGCAGAGGAGATACGACACTCATTAAGTGCCATCAAAAAGAAtgtgttaattgcatattttgaGTTTTAAAACTGATACTTAATCTGACTTTATCGGGTTATGGAGACCTCgaatacaatttccagtgcTATGGTATTccatttttgccatttaccCTCCGTTTTGTGTGGTAAGCTCTTCACCATGTGACAGTGCCTCCAATCATCTTGTATGTTGACATCAAACCACCAGGATTCACCGTATCATTCATTTACACACAGGAAAAGATGTCGATTGGCACCGAGTTTTTATTGAAACCCTTCTAAAGTTGCTTTTTAATTACTCTGTATAAATCCCATACGCTCACGTGTCATACCCCCTCCTCTGGCTACACAGCTTCGGGTCTATGTAGCTGGTTTCTTTAAATCACCTTAAACAAAACGCAATACTGATGCATATCAAAAACCTTCCCTGTAATGATTTAATAGCttttatttattactatcaactttaccagttaagcACTGGAGGGCGAACAAATAATTCATAACTGCTGAGAGGATGGGGTTATGGGGTACTAGGTAAAGTGTATCCACACGTATTTATCCCTTGCGTCACCTCCAGTGCCATGCACTACACATTAACCAAGTGTGTCTCCCAGGTTAATTCTACAATATGGGACTCATAGTTACAAAATGGCACTCACATTTCTGCGTGAAACTGGATACCTGAAAACAGCAACAATCGAAACGATATTGATGGTGTGCATCAACTGAGTAGTCAACCCGGCAGCTGCAACCAACCCGCGACAGACTCGAGTTTGCATGGACATGGTATCAGTTTACAGAGAAATCCCCGACTAATGCTTGCCCCCTAGTTCCCTGTATACTTCCCACCAGACACTTCGACCGTATAGTTCAAAATAAGCCACTTTTCACTATTGAACCATATGGTCAAAATAAGTACGAGAATAGGttgaaaaaagcggtctggctacgaGAGACTACGGAGGTGcggaaaattgcgttttcttccttcctgtcaatatactcacgggtgttgcgcgccggcttcttgggccgcacgacagactaccgtgtgtcttgatatccagatttttattgttagtgtcttccttcactaagaaacaggcgttcaaaaaatttacggaattttttcaataatacgcaaatatttcacccaatgttTTCATTggccgcaatccgaaaaatcaactttcacatatcaatccccctaccattgtgggattattgttattattagcactttgcagtgaccagcactgaaggtctgacagcaacatgtgctgcagccttaggattacctaacgtaatttcagggacttagacctaatgacttgacttactgactaacTGAAAAGGCGTaacagaaaatgggccaaagtaaggaaaaaaatccctccagccccaggattcgaactgcaggtcacccaatgtctagtcggggcgttcattgtagtatcccattgctagatccaccatgaaaccggaggcacgattgttgtcttcacagaactatcgattttagtatttcgtgagatgcaaaaattatttttaaaatttcatgctccacacaaagaacaggatagaacttgctgcttagataggcattatctagagttaatgtagttaaaaagtacgcacagtaataagcaaatgattcactgggttaccggcacagggttgctttctctcaaaaagcagaaaacaaaacacgaattttcaaattcaaactacCCTACCAGCCAAaataagaaaagccaactcttcctcataatgatgtgataaggttggatgcatagtctgtctatgctgttagtctggaaaggatctgagacttctcaccatctgggtgaagaacatcaaaattttcatgcgtcatttcaaggtggtgtctattttacggaccgggCGATTTTTTTTTTGAACGAGGTTATGACTTAGAAAATTTATAGCACCAGTAATTTTCCGTAAATTCTGTTCAGGCACGTGTACTCCGGAACCAAACTGTGAACTTGGCCCCTTTCAGTCTACATGCACAGGATGGACTATCGAATCGTGGATGATGGAATAGCAGCGATGATGTGCTCTGGAGAACTTTGCGATAACGTAAGTTCAATGTTTACTAGGCAGCGGGAAATTTGACAACTTATCAAAGCGGCTACAGTAAATGCCGCCACAGTACTAATAGTAATAATAGGTTATTAAACGGCCACAGACTTTAACGTCAGCTCCATTTTGTACTATTGGGACAACCCTTCAGTTATAATAAGAAATCAGCTGCCACTTTAGTAAATTTCCCAGGGAAAGCCCCTTCAGCTAATGTAAAAGCTAATTAGCCAATTTCTGTATTAGTAGCTACAAGAAAGTGCTATAGGTAcatgtaacaattattgtgtaTCTACCTTAGGTAATATCATGGTACCTGAAGTTACTGTAAGCAGAAGCTACCAAAACATTAAAGTGTGCATCCTTTGCAGAAGGGCAAACACTGTGAGGTACTGTCACTGAAGCTTCAAACTGGGACGAGAAAGAGCAAAGTCCTTAGAATTCCGACTTCAAAGGTGTTTTTATGCTTTACTGTACACACATATTAAAACTAAATGTCACATCTGTAaaagctattgtcattgtcacaGATGGAAGTACACTTTGAGATGTTttttttatgttttgtggtcACTATAGTGTGTAAGTATTATTGAGTAACCTGTGTTATATTAAATTATGCCCGCAATTAAAATCTGCCCATGCCCGATATTATGTATATTCAACAAATTGTTTACCATTGGTGTACAGTATCAACTATGAAAAAGTCATGTATACAATGATCTCTAAAGTTAGTAGTTTCACCATTTTCCAGCATTCTGCTTACTTAAATTGATATTCTTGGATAGAGAATGTGACCTTTTTTGTATTGTTTGATTTTTACATCAAACTTTTAATGTGTAACGCTTTGCTTGCTTGCGAGCTTCTGCTACTTTTTTGGTGCGTGGACGTCCTTGTTGGGCTGGACCCCTGCCTTTTGTACCAAACTTCCGTCTACCTGTAGCTGTACTGTGGCTTGTACTTTAATAATTTTTCCTTTTCGAATCAAACCAGATTTCATAGACTTGGAAAATCCATCCTTTTCAGATCCAAAACTATGTAAAGCAGATGCTAGTCGAGCTTTGGATGGAAAAGAAGATAAACAGCTTAGAAACTTTTCGATTCCACTGTTCAGTTGAGGATCATCAACACAAAGACCATGCTTTAAAGCTTCAGCAATGTGGTCAATTGAACTGAATAACTGTGACCTTTTCTCTTCATCCTTGGTAGCATCATCGTACACTGTTTCTATTGGCTCGTCTTGTGCTCCTGCTCTAATAAGGTCCCAGCAGTTCTTTGAAAAATCTGGCTCATCTGGTTTGGGATTCGTTACTTCTTGATCTGGTGCACCATACATTTGTTGATGTAGAGATGAGTAAAAAGAGATGTCTTTTTCAGTATCATCACCCAATGCAAGTATTGCAAAGTTTCTGCGGACTGAAGGATTAACAGTAGGAACAAAATTCAAAGAAACTGAGTGATGTTGTTTAACTATTGCTGCTTGATGTACACAAGGAGATCCATCCATACCTTGTGGGCATGAACAGGTACATAGATCCATATCAACATTGTATTGTACATCAGGATCAGATTTGCTGGTCACTACAAACAGTACATCTGAATTGTCTTGCTTGATGATCTTGTTTGCCGGAATCATGGTGGCTTTCAACCCTTTGTATTTAGATGCTATGTAATGATCAAAACGGTTATGCGCCACACTCAACAATCTCCTCTTGTAGTACACTTCCATAGCATCTGTGACAAACTGAAACATCTGAACAAGATTATAGGCGTTAACCCTGCCAAATATAATCTCTTTCACAATGCGTATTCCAGCCTCTGCAATATTGTTGGTATGGTTACCTCTAACCAACAGTGATTTTCGGTAGCACAGTGCCCACTCCATTCGTTTCTGCCACCACTTTTCTATATAGCTCCGAAACTTTGGATACTGACGTACTAGTTCATTCTGGTTGAACTTCTTGTATAATTCATCTAGCTGTGATGCTGACTTGGCATATACCATTTCTTTAACTTGAGTGATTAACTCCTTTCGGTGGTGGTGGCGTATTTTGTTTTTCCCATCGTACAACCATGTCCAACAGCTCTGTAAAAAATGAAAAATGCAAATTAGTAATGTAGCTCCTGGCCAGACATTTTTAAGGGCATTACGCTCTGCTACACTATCATCAGTCATGATAACAGATGGACCATCTTAATTCCCATAGAATGCATTCACTGGCACAACTTCCTTGATCATTTGCATGGCTCTTTGAATTGTGTCCTGTTTTTCATCTGAGGTGATTGCTACAGCCAGTGGCAGTCCTCCAGCTGGACTACTGGTTGACAAAATGAAGAGAGAACAATTGTATTTTTCCAAACATGAAGTAGAATCACAGAATATCATCTCCCCAGATTGTTGAATTATCTCATGCACACGTGACATGAGGGGTGTACAAGCTACCAATACTAAAGGTTTACCATTAgccatttttcttcttttgcttTTAGGGGGAGAAACACAATTTTCAATGTCACTGTCCTCATCTGATACTTCAGAGCTATCCCCAAACCTTTCAAATTTCTGAAGGAGTGCTTTCCCACCTTGACAGCTGTATTTATCATTGTAATCATTGACTTCTGCTTCTAAAGTAGTGAAAAGTTGTGGTCCATTGTCCATTGGTCCGTACACTGTAGAACGCCACTGTTGGTAAAGACGACTAACGTCGTGAACTTTAGGATTAGTTGAACAATCAGCCAGCTTTGTTTGAAGATTGTCATCAACTTCATCCATTAAAATGTTTTCATAGTAATGGTGGGCACTTGCTGCACTGTGACCTGCCAAAAACAGTTTAACATACCTTTCTTTTGTTTCAGCAGAAATAGGTCTAAAGCCTAGTGTGTGAGCTGAGTGTAGAAAATGATTGTGAGTAAAGTTAAACTGAAGGTGCCTTTATGAGAGGAACAGAAGTTGGCTTGTTGACTATGGAGTTCCTTTTTTGTAGGATTTTTAATTTTAAGAACAAGAGATGATGGACACCCGGTTTTCTTTTGTTGTACATCTTCCATCAATGGATTCAAGGTTTTTTTACATACCGCTTTAGCAGCTGATTGTTTTATGGAGAGAGGCTTTCTCTGATGTTGGCAGTGCATATCAGTACGCCACAGTATTCGCTTTAAGGATGGCTTGTATGTTCTGGTAACTCGATATGTGCATTTGCTATGATTGCACATTTTCCCAATCCACTTCTTTGCCTCTTCATCATTGTTAAGGTTAATTCTTATGGTAGCTGTAAATCTCAAATCTGGATATTCTTCTTTTGGAAGCTCATTGAACTCCTCAACAACGTAGGTGTACATTTCATCTGTAGGCATAACAGACTGAAGTGCATCTGGAAGATTATCCACTAGCTGGGCGAAAAGTTCCATGTCCGCTTGTAGGTAACGAGTATAAAATGTGCATGAAATTTGTCATTTCAGTCACATTTCATACTTAGAACATCAGTAGATTTCAATAAAGTTTCCTACAGAGGATAGAGAAAGATTTACTGCATCTAGAATGGTGCTGGAAACGaggcagtgaagaaatgtacatttAACACTGTGAAATGCATAGAGGATGTAAAAAatcctgtagctgaaatcaacattttctatattgtgcatctgctttatactgtgctagtaatatagctagcaatgtCTCGCTCCTGTGTTGCATTTACTACCCACAATACGTATTTCATTAATAAGTAAAAAAGCAcatcatttgtacagcaactataattttcagttcACAAATTGAAATTCTTGACACCTTCAGGAATCTTTTTTTTCTGAGGGATGTtacatcactaaaattaatgtagatttGCTCTTTTACTTCTGTCCGTTGAGTGCAGCTTTCTTCTCATAATCTGTTTCATCACTAGTTATATATAGGTAGCATCTGTAAAAATGttgttacaataaaaatattgctaTGGCAATTTTTTCAGTGACAAACCTTGAATTAATGTATACTATTCCTTGTACAGTGTCATTCATAGCTTTCACAAGATCCAGCCATGATCACAGGTTTCTCCACTGCCTAACTTCaatagaccacaaaatactCATTTCCAAGAACTATAGCAGAACTTACTATATGATTTCatctacagtactaccacaagacatcatcagcaGTCCAAGTTTTGAAAGCATCAGTAACTACTTTGTAACTTCCTTTGACAACTTTACGTAGCTAGGTGATGTTGATGGCAGATCCCACTGCCATGCAATGATAGATAACAAATTAATAACGAATCATGAATTAGCCACATCTTCTTACCTCACAATTGCTACAAATGCAGCTCTTCCTATATGTCTTTCTGCAAAGTTCCCTATGTCAGGGTAGCTTGCACTTGCAGTCATCTATAAAGTAATCACTGCCTGCTTCGAAGAGCTTTTGCTCAATATGCTTCACGCATCACTGTGGCgattattgtgaacacttggcacttttaagttagttttaatatagaaaaagctagctaccaccattagcaggacacatgtgcatacatggattgcattccatcttaagagcctctgtgattgaaacttactttgctacatgcttaatgcatgttcctgacatgtagatatgtattatagtgcacacaatagttgctaacaggtgactagaaattcatttacaacggaacaaagtaatgttatagtttaatatgtattcaaccaaaagcatttaaaagtaggtctaccaaaaaagtcaccatttaagaaaggtccctatttaacaactgggtaaaccggagcaatgtgagtaacctTTATTGCTCCAGgaagcaacaacagcaactgagcGTCAACCCTGGCTGAAACCTTACAATTACCAaactttgattgtgcctactaaAATTCATacatttgatagtgacagactgtTAGCAGCTATAGAAGTTTTTTTGTGATGCAAAATGTCTACAGGCCATGCTTACATGAATGAATAGCAAAGTGTATAAGTCCTTCCAAGCATAGGCGACACCAAGAcactaacagctgttacttcaagccactaaatggatatagccactaatgaaataatgttaACAGGCTGTGGCGGATGCCCAGTATGGAAATTCATAGAGTAGATTACTAAGCTACACTTCACTGCCTGCTTTGAAGAGCAATGTGTTTCACATAttgctgtgaaaaaattgtgaacacttggcactttaaacacataaagctgcagctaccaccatgcaggatcaggtaacacagttaagcaggacacatgtacatagatggattgcattccatcttacgGGCCTCTGAGATTAAACTCTTACCTTGCTGACATGATAGAATTTTGTTCACACATTGCTGCTAACTAGTGCTAAGAGGTATTTAACCAAAAGGTCTACCAAaacatttaaaaataaagttatgtgtaattcttcaacTCTATGAATATGACCAATTAGCTGCCACCACCCTTCTCACTCATGCAGTTTCTtagcaaatagctaattttaggAGAACTTTATTCCTCATGCAAGTCCTTGCACATTACTAGCTactagttacatgtgaatgatgatcacatctAGTTGGTCTCATAATGTTATTAAGGCATACAGGTCTCCAAATCTGTATAGTAAATCTGTGAACTAATGTGATACTAGCTTTAGACCACCATATGAGAGTGCTGTAATCCAAACATTTTGTTTCTTACAACATCATAATTCTTGCACTgatagaagccatttaactgtaAACCAACATTGCAATTAATAAACCATCTAAGTGTCATTAGTGTTTTTTCCTGCAATAAAGTTCTACCAATAACCtcttgtaccaagagtccatactataagacttctttattatgaactattgatagtacacatatacaatcaaaaatcagtaatttattgttatGCATTACATACACTTGTCAGAAAGTTCCCAGTGGCAGTGACACAAAGACTAACACCTGTTGGTTTGACAATTGCAACCATCCACTATAGGATTGCGGGAGAGACTATACCACAGTTGGCTGTGGAGCCTCAACAGAGACTAGGGGAGGCcacaacattacagtatacTGTGTTAACGTTGTCCATGACTGACCAAAGAGTTGAGATTAGCCATATTGTATATTGTCAATGTAGACTTGCGTGCATCATGTATCAGGTAATGTAGACAGTACGATGTAGCTAATGTACACAGAAACTAGCTATAtgtaaaatgatgtgatatcatcatagctaagttgatagcttgcttcagttataaaattaatgtaaagcaacattacaataatatgtcACCTGAGCGATAACCGGGAATGCTAGGATGGTATCAACTTAGTCactgcactgtagctatgttacacATAATCACCCACATAACTGTAAAGGCATATATTCCCATTCCTTATATATACACTAGGAGAAATTtttatggtgtacatgtataatattcatagccacttacatttcctttattattatattcatgaaatgcactatttcttttttatctcctggcaaccaagtgcagGTTATTTTATCGTAGTAATCAGTACCTTTCCACAAGTCCAGGTATATCATTGTAGTATACATTAAAGTACATAGCATGAAGATGGTGAACCGCTGAAACAGTAAGTAAAGCCATCGCTAgatatttactaaaataaacactttgtcACAATGCCATACTCCCTAGCTGTCTGTCACTATTCATGACAAATTCTAACATCTATATTGTACAAAGACACAAAGTGTAATacacaattaaggccataaATTCATGCAATATTTACCTTGGCATACAATACATAACTATCTAGCTCCGTGTGTTGACTGTTTACATTGTCATGTTGAAAGCCCTAAAGGGTTGAGTATCATCACTGTatgccatagcttcttttttctGTAGCACGGTAAGTCACTGAGAAATATGGTGTAGTTGATTTAGATACAATTCTGGCATCAcataaagttaattttaaaagtaaaatagaGCTTCCTTAGTATAACAATTCATATACCACTAAAATGTTATTGCAGCAGTATAATATGGGTTAcagtgttacacattgttgtagagACACTCTGTTATATGATGTTGAAAGCCTATGTTGTATTGAGAACCAAGTTTTGGCTCAGTATTACACTGAGCTAAACACAAGAAACCTGCAGTATCCATTTGATCAGTTTACAGCTGCATTTTCACTAGTCATGAATGTGGTGAAAATCTTAATACTGATTTTATctacatttcttgtaaatgttaaaacaatttactgcaatgtgacactaacaagaaattgtacagaaaattttcaaaaacatttcctgcatgataattcaaataggaaattctaaaggaaatcattaaaaaaatttcctaCATGCTGACACAAGCAGGACATCTTACTTTTCGTGCAGTGATCCCAGCAAATTGGTTTGCTGTTGTACCTGTAACTTCGTGTGACAACATCAAATTTACTTTGTTTATCGGTTATAGTCAAAGAGTTCTCCATTGATGCATCTAACTCTTCATATGGTTGGTTAGAAAGATCCATGCTTGGCTTTTCACATTTAATGTGGTGCGGATTCGAAACAAAGCAACCAATCTCTTCACTTGCCAGTGCTTCACCCTTTAATCATAAATACCAGTGTAacattttttcactatttgttATATTGCTATGGAGTAGGGATAAATTCTTTTGAAACTATAGCTATAGACAGTACTTGAACTTTTCTGTGAGCTTACCACATGCATAGACACACCAGAAACATCTTAGGCAGTTTTACCTCGATATATAGTTAGTTGGGTAATATAATCTAAGTCAAATACTGTAAGTGCAGACTGTCTAAGTGGTTTACCtacgtatacatacatgtacacagttacaaaaattaaaattacctGTGTAAATAAAAGCAAATCTGAGTCCACAGGTGACAAATTGGAAGGGGTAGAGATGTTTAAGTCTTCATCAGGTGGAACATCAGTAACATCACATTCGCTTGTTATGGCATCATTGCCATCAAAAAAGACAGATCCTTTTTGGTTGAGCAATGAATTTTGTTGTAATTCTACAGCCGTGGTATAGCGGATTTCTTTCATGTCATTCTACAAATAGCATAGAACAGGAATTACAAAACTATATTAGAAAGAAATCGGTACTTATGAAACTAATGCAGCACAAAAATAGTTTAACAtttcataaataaatattttggtcacaaaaaATGAGATCAGTAAGCAAAATATGTTGAGTTTAACATTATTAGTTTTTGTTATGATGGAGAGAAATATAGGTGACAATAATTAATAAGGATTTCTTAAATTTCTTGCTTTTGATTCAATTTATTATGAATTTTTCACTTTTCAATATTTCTTGTTTTTCAAACAATTGAATTGCATGATTTGTATTCGAAACGTATAGCTGCTGCTGCAGTAAACAGTAATTATAAGAGCCTTTTATAGGACACATGCCTGTGTAAAGCAAAAGCTTTTGTTAAAAACCAAGCACCTTGCATAAGAAAGCATAAATACCCCACGATCATCATTCGAAGTTTGTGATGGAATGTCCTGTGATTGCGCATATGAATGTATATAGCACATATGAATAATTTGCATCACCTGAGCAACAAAGAAATTCCAACTGTCCCACTCTATTGTAACATCATCAACTGTGGCTTGAGATGCCTCTAAAATATTCCTGTAGTTTAAGATATGAGTAAATGATAGTTAAAGCAAGCTAATTTCTATAGAATTCTGAATTTGCAATGAAGCACTGGTAAATGATACTTTTAGATTATTAGCATGGAAAATGGTCCACTATTACTGCTAGCAATTAAGCTTACTTACAATCACATGTATGTATGGTAATGTACCTACCGGCATTTATTGAATAGTTCATCAGCCGATCTCCAGATTGAATCATAATATGTCATTAC
The Dysidea avara chromosome 7, odDysAvar1.4, whole genome shotgun sequence genome window above contains:
- the LOC136261970 gene encoding uncharacterized protein is translated as MRNLLECDLVLIPLNVKACHWALMVVVPSMKVMTYYDSIWRSADELFNKCRNILEASQATVDDVTIEWDSWNFFVAQNDMKEIRYTTAVELQQNSLLNQKGSVFFDGNDAITSECDVTDVPPDEDLNISTPSNLSPVDSDLLLFTQGEALASEEIGCFVSNPHHIKCEKPSMDLSNQPYEELDASMENSLTITDKQSKFDVVTRSYRYNSKPICWDHCTKMTYRATEKRSYGIQ